A stretch of the Nicotiana tabacum cultivar K326 chromosome 6, ASM71507v2, whole genome shotgun sequence genome encodes the following:
- the LOC107804049 gene encoding uncharacterized protein LOC107804049 isoform X1, producing MSVTFSPTHSLFAPPTLPFKSSNSTNSSIFAIFSFKCQKHVIPGNGKSGSLRKGNRSPELKLKSSDQEMETQDSAETAEISVGLSSSSSPSTSLLSFLCPLLKLFSGGDPSSKRNYLLEEATSRLSTLARLPWGSRAQYGKLGSKDGTKVNPPMHLQIFEFEACPFCRRVREAMTELDLSAEIYPCPKGSVRHREMVRRLGGKEQFPFLVDPNTGTSLYESGDIVKYLFQQYDQGRNPSTGLLESTIITGWMPTLLRAGRGMTLWDRSRKEPPPKKLELFSYENNPYARIVREALCELELPYILNNVAEGSAREELLIKISGGKEVPYLVDPNTGTQIGDYKKIISYLFQTYSLDAL from the exons ATGTCCGTAACATTCTCTCCCACTCACTCACTATTCGCTCCTCCAACTCTGCCATTCAAATCCTCCAACTCCACCAATTCCTCAATATTTGCAATTTTCAGCTTCAAATGCCAAAAGCATGTAATCCCAGGAAATGGGAAGTCGGGTTCCCTCCGCAAAGGAAACAGATCCCCAGAATTGAAATTGAAATCTTCTGACCAAGAAATGGAAACCCAAGATTCCGCTGAAACTGCTGAGATTAGTGTTGGCCTTAGCAGCAGCAGCAGCCCTTCTACCAGTTTACTGTCTTTTCTTTGCCCCTTGCTTAAACTCTTTTCA GGAGGAGACCCCTCAagcaaaagaaactatttattgGAG GAAGCAACATCCAGACTTTCTACCTTGGCAAGACTTCCATGGGGTTCAAGAGCACAATATGGTAAATTAGGTAGTAAAGATGGTACTAAAGTTAATCCTCCAATGCACCTGCAGATCTTTGAATTTG AGGCGTGCCCATTTTGCAGAAGGGTTAGAGAGGCAATGACCGAACTTGATCTATCTGCAGAA ATTTATCCATGTCCAAAGGGATCGGTAAGACACCGAGAAATGGTTCGAAGATTGGGAGGCAAAGAACA GTTCCCGTTCCTTGTGGACCCAAATACTGGAACTTCACTCTATGAAAGTG GTGatattgttaaatatttattTCAGCAATATGATCAAGGAAGGAATCCATCTACTGGCCTCTTGGAAAG TACCATCATAACAGGATGGATGCCAACTCTTCTTCGAGCAGGAAGAGGAATGACATTATGGGATAGATCCAGGAAAGAGCCACCGCCTAAAAAGCTGGAACTCTTCTCATATGAGAATAATCCT TATGCTCGGATAGTGCGTGAAGCACTTTGTGAACTGGAGCTTCCTTACATACTGAATAATGTAGCTGAAGGATCAGCACGTGAAGAGTTACTCATAAAAATATCTGGTGGAAAGGAG GTACCTTACCTTGTTGATCCAAATACAGGCACACAAATTGGCGACTACAAGAAGATAATATCATACTTGTTTCAGACCTATTCTTTGGATGCTCTATAG
- the LOC107804049 gene encoding uncharacterized protein LOC107804049 isoform X3 — MSVTFSPTHSLFAPPTLPFKSSNSTNSSIFAIFSFKCQKHVIPGNGKSGSLRKGNRSPELKLKSSDQEMETQDSAETAEISVGLSSSSSPSTSLLSFLCPLLKLFSGGDPSSKRNYLLEEATSRLSTLARLPWGSRAQYGKLGSKDGTKVNPPMHLQIFEFGDIVKYLFQQYDQGRNPSTGLLESTIITGWMPTLLRAGRGMTLWDRSRKEPPPKKLELFSYENNPYARIVREALCELELPYILNNVAEGSAREELLIKISGGKEVPYLVDPNTGTQIGDYKKIISYLFQTYSLDAL; from the exons ATGTCCGTAACATTCTCTCCCACTCACTCACTATTCGCTCCTCCAACTCTGCCATTCAAATCCTCCAACTCCACCAATTCCTCAATATTTGCAATTTTCAGCTTCAAATGCCAAAAGCATGTAATCCCAGGAAATGGGAAGTCGGGTTCCCTCCGCAAAGGAAACAGATCCCCAGAATTGAAATTGAAATCTTCTGACCAAGAAATGGAAACCCAAGATTCCGCTGAAACTGCTGAGATTAGTGTTGGCCTTAGCAGCAGCAGCAGCCCTTCTACCAGTTTACTGTCTTTTCTTTGCCCCTTGCTTAAACTCTTTTCA GGAGGAGACCCCTCAagcaaaagaaactatttattgGAG GAAGCAACATCCAGACTTTCTACCTTGGCAAGACTTCCATGGGGTTCAAGAGCACAATATGGTAAATTAGGTAGTAAAGATGGTACTAAAGTTAATCCTCCAATGCACCTGCAGATCTTTGAATTTG GTGatattgttaaatatttattTCAGCAATATGATCAAGGAAGGAATCCATCTACTGGCCTCTTGGAAAG TACCATCATAACAGGATGGATGCCAACTCTTCTTCGAGCAGGAAGAGGAATGACATTATGGGATAGATCCAGGAAAGAGCCACCGCCTAAAAAGCTGGAACTCTTCTCATATGAGAATAATCCT TATGCTCGGATAGTGCGTGAAGCACTTTGTGAACTGGAGCTTCCTTACATACTGAATAATGTAGCTGAAGGATCAGCACGTGAAGAGTTACTCATAAAAATATCTGGTGGAAAGGAG GTACCTTACCTTGTTGATCCAAATACAGGCACACAAATTGGCGACTACAAGAAGATAATATCATACTTGTTTCAGACCTATTCTTTGGATGCTCTATAG
- the LOC107804049 gene encoding uncharacterized protein LOC107804049 isoform X2, with protein MSVTFSPTHSLFAPPTLPFKSSNSTNSSIFAIFSFKCQKHVIPGNGKSGSLRKGNRSPELKLKSSDQEMETQDSAETAEISVGLSSSSSPSTSLLSFLCPLLKLFSGGDPSSKRNYLLEEATSRLSTLARLPWGSRAQYGKLGSKDGTKVNPPMHLQIFEFEACPFCRRVREAMTELDLSAEIYPCPKGSVRHREMVRRLGGKEQFPFLVDPNTGTSLYESGDIVKYLFQQYDQGRNPSTGLLESTIITGWMPTLLRAGRGMTLWDRSRKEPPPKKLELFSYENNPVPYLVDPNTGTQIGDYKKIISYLFQTYSLDAL; from the exons ATGTCCGTAACATTCTCTCCCACTCACTCACTATTCGCTCCTCCAACTCTGCCATTCAAATCCTCCAACTCCACCAATTCCTCAATATTTGCAATTTTCAGCTTCAAATGCCAAAAGCATGTAATCCCAGGAAATGGGAAGTCGGGTTCCCTCCGCAAAGGAAACAGATCCCCAGAATTGAAATTGAAATCTTCTGACCAAGAAATGGAAACCCAAGATTCCGCTGAAACTGCTGAGATTAGTGTTGGCCTTAGCAGCAGCAGCAGCCCTTCTACCAGTTTACTGTCTTTTCTTTGCCCCTTGCTTAAACTCTTTTCA GGAGGAGACCCCTCAagcaaaagaaactatttattgGAG GAAGCAACATCCAGACTTTCTACCTTGGCAAGACTTCCATGGGGTTCAAGAGCACAATATGGTAAATTAGGTAGTAAAGATGGTACTAAAGTTAATCCTCCAATGCACCTGCAGATCTTTGAATTTG AGGCGTGCCCATTTTGCAGAAGGGTTAGAGAGGCAATGACCGAACTTGATCTATCTGCAGAA ATTTATCCATGTCCAAAGGGATCGGTAAGACACCGAGAAATGGTTCGAAGATTGGGAGGCAAAGAACA GTTCCCGTTCCTTGTGGACCCAAATACTGGAACTTCACTCTATGAAAGTG GTGatattgttaaatatttattTCAGCAATATGATCAAGGAAGGAATCCATCTACTGGCCTCTTGGAAAG TACCATCATAACAGGATGGATGCCAACTCTTCTTCGAGCAGGAAGAGGAATGACATTATGGGATAGATCCAGGAAAGAGCCACCGCCTAAAAAGCTGGAACTCTTCTCATATGAGAATAATCCT GTACCTTACCTTGTTGATCCAAATACAGGCACACAAATTGGCGACTACAAGAAGATAATATCATACTTGTTTCAGACCTATTCTTTGGATGCTCTATAG